From a single Raphanus sativus cultivar WK10039 chromosome 3, ASM80110v3, whole genome shotgun sequence genomic region:
- the LOC108847869 gene encoding glycine-rich RNA-binding protein RZ1C isoform X1 — MAAAKEGSRIFVGGLSPEVTERDLQRTFSRFGDILDCQIMMERDTGRSRGFGFITFADRRAMDESIREMHGRDFGDRVISVNRAEPKMGRDDGDSHGSRGGRDGGYSLAGKGSFGGGGRVGEDECFKCGRVGHWARDCPSATGGRGGPVGGFSSRAAYGGSDGRVDRYADRERYADRERYIDDRYDAPRFGARDRFDSREAYIPRDRYASERYAAPVDRFAGGDRYSRGSDRYPPASYEKPRSFERDVVPGAGSDRYGGGRAGGPIRGADEGRGFRSRASGPYERPSRSSGGGAGGYPSSGTYDRY; from the exons ATGGCGGCGGCGAAAGAAGGAAGCAGGATATTCGTTGGCGGGTTATCTCCGGAGGTGACAGAGAGAGACCTTCAGCGTACTTTCAGCCGCTTCGGTGACATTCTCGATTGCCAg ATCATGATGGAAAGAGATACCGGTCGTTCACGTGGATTTGGGTTTATTACCTTTGCTGATCGCCGTGCTATGGATGAGTCCATCAGAGAGATGCATGGAAGAGACTTTGGTGATCGAGTCATCTCTGTGAACAGAGCTGAACCAAAAATGGGGCGAGACGATGGGGACAGTCATGGCTCTAGAGGTGGCAGAGATGGTGGGTATTCATTGGCTGGAAAGGGGAGCTTTGGTGGAGGTGGTCGTGTTGGTGAAGATGAATGCTTCAAGTGTGGACGTGTTGGGCATTGGGCCCGTGACTGTCCGTCTGCTACTGGTGGTCGTGGTGGACCCGTCGGTGGCTTTTCTTCCCGTGCTGCGTATGGAGGATCTGATGGACGTGTGGACCGTTATGCGGACCGTGAGCGATATGCAGACCGTGAACGTTACATAGATGATCGATATGATGCTCCACGCTTTGGTGCTAGAGACAGGTTTGACAGCAGAGAAGCTTACATCCCTCGTGATCGTTACGCCAGTGAGAG GTATGCAGCCCCGGTTGATCGGTTTGCAGGAGGGGATAGGTACAGTCGTGGATCAGACCGTTACCCTCCAGCGAGTTATGAGAAACCCAGGTCCTTTGAGAGAGACGTAGTTCCAGGTGCAGGCAGTGACAGGTACGGTGGTGGTAGAGCTGGTGGGCCTATTCGTGGAGCAGACGAGGGAAGAGGGTTTAGAAGCAGAGCCAGTGGTCCGTATGAGAGGCCGAGCCGAAGCAGTGGTGGTGGTGCTGGTGGTTATCCATCGTCTGGTACTTATGACCGTTACTAA
- the LOC108847869 gene encoding glycine-rich RNA-binding protein RZ1C isoform X2, whose amino-acid sequence MMERDTGRSRGFGFITFADRRAMDESIREMHGRDFGDRVISVNRAEPKMGRDDGDSHGSRGGRDGGYSLAGKGSFGGGGRVGEDECFKCGRVGHWARDCPSATGGRGGPVGGFSSRAAYGGSDGRVDRYADRERYADRERYIDDRYDAPRFGARDRFDSREAYIPRDRYASERYAAPVDRFAGGDRYSRGSDRYPPASYEKPRSFERDVVPGAGSDRYGGGRAGGPIRGADEGRGFRSRASGPYERPSRSSGGGAGGYPSSGTYDRY is encoded by the exons ATGATGGAAAGAGATACCGGTCGTTCACGTGGATTTGGGTTTATTACCTTTGCTGATCGCCGTGCTATGGATGAGTCCATCAGAGAGATGCATGGAAGAGACTTTGGTGATCGAGTCATCTCTGTGAACAGAGCTGAACCAAAAATGGGGCGAGACGATGGGGACAGTCATGGCTCTAGAGGTGGCAGAGATGGTGGGTATTCATTGGCTGGAAAGGGGAGCTTTGGTGGAGGTGGTCGTGTTGGTGAAGATGAATGCTTCAAGTGTGGACGTGTTGGGCATTGGGCCCGTGACTGTCCGTCTGCTACTGGTGGTCGTGGTGGACCCGTCGGTGGCTTTTCTTCCCGTGCTGCGTATGGAGGATCTGATGGACGTGTGGACCGTTATGCGGACCGTGAGCGATATGCAGACCGTGAACGTTACATAGATGATCGATATGATGCTCCACGCTTTGGTGCTAGAGACAGGTTTGACAGCAGAGAAGCTTACATCCCTCGTGATCGTTACGCCAGTGAGAG GTATGCAGCCCCGGTTGATCGGTTTGCAGGAGGGGATAGGTACAGTCGTGGATCAGACCGTTACCCTCCAGCGAGTTATGAGAAACCCAGGTCCTTTGAGAGAGACGTAGTTCCAGGTGCAGGCAGTGACAGGTACGGTGGTGGTAGAGCTGGTGGGCCTATTCGTGGAGCAGACGAGGGAAGAGGGTTTAGAAGCAGAGCCAGTGGTCCGTATGAGAGGCCGAGCCGAAGCAGTGGTGGTGGTGCTGGTGGTTATCCATCGTCTGGTACTTATGACCGTTACTAA
- the LOC108844394 gene encoding probable pectate lyase 18 — protein sequence MVAHKGVHNHQKPTCICIPWFCLLVSLLHHGRASFPSSSSSSSSSSSFNLSLPHQHPFPEHVVLNVQRKLNDSLSRRHLLTYQQDGDTTASPSPVPSCLTGNPIDDCWRCDPNWSQNRQRLADCSIGFGQGTLGGKGGRFYLVTDSSDNDAANPVPGTLRHAVIQPEPLWIIFSGDMGITLRHELIVGSFKTIDGRGTKVEITGHGCLTIQQVSHVIIHNVHIHHCKPSGNTLVASSPTHVGFRGVSDGDGISVSASHHIWVDHCSLGYCSDGLIDVILASTAVTVSNNYFHHHDEVMLLGHDDRYTADSGMQVTIAFNHFGEGLVQRMPRCRHGYIHVVNNDFTAWEMYAIGGSANPTINSQGNRYTAPINPNAKEVTKRVDANEKHWGKWNWRTEGDVMVNGAFFVPSGDGVSPAYARATSLQAKTADVIDQLTVNAGVFGDPGGRNGQGGGFPGITGGGGTVTRGYSKGGPGGGGSDSDDGLFTMIFGSNSSAAAAALRPGQVWSILFTIILLWYFPHHRR from the exons ATGGTGGCTCATAAGGGGGTCCATAATCATCAGAAACCAACCTGCATTTGCATACCCTGGTTCTGCCTCTTGGTCTCTCTCCTTCACCATGGAAGAGCATCTtttccatcatcatcatcatcatcatcatcatcatcttccttcaATCTCTCTCTCCCACACCAACACCCATTCCCTGAACATGTTGTCCTTAATGTTCAAAG AAAACTCAACGACTCTCTCTCCAGAAGACATCTCCTCACTTACCAACAAGACGGTGACACCACGGCGTCGCCGTCGCCAGTACCTTCCTGCCTCACCGGGAACCCAATCGACGACTGCTGGCGCTGCGACCCAAACTGGTCGCAGAACCGCCAACGCCTCGCCGACTGCTCAATAGGCTTCGGACAAGGCACACTCGGCGGCAAAGGCGGCCGCTTTTACCTCGTCACCGACTCCTCCGACAACGACGCGGCGAACCCAGTTCCCGGAACCCTCCGCCACGCCGTGATACAGCCTGAGCCTCTCTGGATCATCTTCTCCGGCGACATGGGGATCACTCTCCGGCACGAGCTCATCGTCGGGAGCTTCAAGACGATCGACGGACGAGGCACGAAGGTCGAGATCACCGGCCACGGGTGCCTGACGATCCAGCAGGTGAGCCACGTCATCATCCACAACGTCCACATTCACCACTGCAAGCCCTCCGGTAACACTCTGGTCGCTTCCTCGCCGACGCATGTTGGATTCCGAGGAGTCTCCGACGGAGACGGGATCTCGGTCTCGGCTTCGCATCACATTTGGGTCGATCACTGCTCTCTCGGATACTGTTCCGACGGACTCATCGACGTTATTCTCGCATCAACCGCCGTCACGGTCTCCAACAACTACTTTCATCACCACGACGAAGTTATGCTCTTAGGTCACGACGACCG GTATACGGCGGACTCGGGGATGCAAGTGACAATTGCGTTTAACCATTTTGGGGAGGGGCTAGTGCAGAGGATGCCGCGGTGCAGACATGGTTATATTCACGTGGTGAACAACGATTTTACTGCATGGGAGATGTACGCGATAGGTGGAAGTGCAAACCCTACGATCAATAGTCAGGGTAACCGTTACACTGCACCTATTAATCCCAATGCAAAAGag GTGACCAAGCGTGTGGACGCAAACGAGAAACACTGGGGGAAATGGAACTGGAGGACTGAAGGAGATGTTATGGTTAACGGAGCGTTCTTCGTGCCGTCAGGTGATGGAGTGAGTCCGGCGTACGCCCGAGCCACTAGTCTTCAGGCAAAGACCGCTGATGTTATTGACCAGCTCACGGTCAATGCTGGCGTTTTCGGCGATCCCGG TGGGAGAAACGGGCAAGGAGGAGGTTTCCCCGGAATCACGGGCGGTGGTGGGACCGTGACACGAGGTTACAGTAAAGGTGGACCCGGAGGCGGTGGCAGCGACAGCGATGATGGCCTTTTCACAATGATATTCGGTAGCAATTCCAGTGCGGCGGCGGCGGCTTTGAGGCCGGGACAAGTCTGGTCAATTTTATTCACTATCATCTTACTTTGGTATTTTCCACACCATAGGAGATGA